In one window of Candidatus Sulfuricurvum sp. RIFRC-1 DNA:
- a CDS encoding NAD(P)H-dependent oxidoreductase, which translates to MKHVLLLNLHQKYEGGANGNLTRDLLKEAKSFFLNNGYEVRETTIEEGYDVAEELEKFKWADLFFVQSPVYWMGLPWLGKKYIDEIFSAGVNTITYSSDGRNRTDPTKMYGSGGLMNQKRYMLSFTYNCPESEFNNPQGFFEGLSLDEANVALHKTFRFCGAAPYPSYAVYDVYKSEFDINGVLSGLQQHLKNTL; encoded by the coding sequence GTGAAACACGTATTACTATTGAACCTGCACCAAAAATACGAAGGGGGCGCCAACGGGAATTTAACAAGAGATCTTCTCAAAGAAGCAAAATCATTTTTTCTCAATAACGGATATGAAGTCCGGGAGACAACTATTGAAGAGGGATATGATGTCGCCGAAGAGTTGGAAAAATTCAAATGGGCAGATCTGTTTTTCGTGCAATCACCGGTATATTGGATGGGTCTGCCGTGGCTCGGGAAAAAGTATATCGATGAGATTTTCTCCGCAGGTGTCAATACCATCACCTACTCGAGTGATGGCAGAAATCGAACCGACCCAACAAAAATGTATGGAAGCGGTGGATTAATGAATCAAAAGCGGTACATGCTCAGCTTTACTTACAACTGTCCGGAAAGCGAATTTAATAATCCGCAAGGTTTTTTCGAGGGATTGAGTTTGGATGAGGCGAATGTCGCCCTTCATAAAACGTTCCGGTTTTGCGGCGCAGCACCCTATCCGAGTTACGCGGTGTACGATGTCTATAAATCCGAATTTGACATCAACGGCGTCCTAAGCGGATTGCAACAACACTTAAAAAATACCCTGTAA
- a CDS encoding efflux RND transporter permease subunit, with protein sequence MKDFNLSEWAVTHRPMVLFLIIAVLIAGIVSFTKLGRSEDPNFNVPTMSIVVAWPGATAKEVQNQVLNRIERKLQELEYIDYVKSYSRQGFGAIEVRFKGGIGRKNLDESWYQARKKISDISREFPSGVRGPFFNDEYNDVYSVLYAVKASDLTMAELGDSAEEIKRQLQSVAGVKKVDILGKQPERIFVELSTRRLAAMGIAPNVIMDALSAQNMVTPSGSIDTANDRVHIRIDGTLHNAKDVGNVSIQVGGKLLKLSDVATVRAGYEDPQSFTIRHNAEQAVAIGVIMNQNGDILKLGTDLDAQMAVIKSKLPIGVDVEKYADQPKIVEESVWEFEKSFLEALIIVLIVSFVSLGWRTGIVVAASIPLVLGIVSIIMYAAGWSLDRISLGALIIALGLLVDDAIIAVEMMTVKLEEGWDRLSAATFAYSSTAFPMLTGTLVTAAGFMPVGFAQSIAGEYAGGIFWVVGVALLASWIVAVIFTPYLGMKMLPHYDAPSSEQEHDPYDKPIYHRFRQLINWSIARRWWVLGATVALFALAGAGMMFVQQQFFPTASRSELLVELRLREGASFEATQKQVRLMEQQLKADSNVTSFTAYSGAGTPRFFLSLFPELPNPSYAQFVLVTPTLEAREDVRSRLMELFAKNEAFPDVRGRVSRLEFGPPVGFPVQFRIIGPDEQKVREIAYRVRDIVRSSPLVRDTQLDWNEQVRSIAVHVDQDKARLVGLNTVDVQNIVQAVTNGAPVTQIRRGEELVDVVVRAVPAERLSIEQLGDIQLFTKTGIAIPLSQVAKIESTFEDPVLWRRDRDMALTVRSDLADGIQGPYATSKIMPTLAPVIDSLPVGYRIEAGGAIEESDKANQALFAVFPIMFAVMLLILMIQLQNFSLLFMVFSTAPLGLIGVVPALLIFNAPFGFVALLGVIALGGMIMRNSLILVDQIEQDIERGEPAWNAIIEATVRRSRPVVLTAAAAILAMIPLIHSVFWGPMAISIMGGLIVATALTLIFVPALYAAWFKVKVS encoded by the coding sequence ATGAAGGATTTTAACCTCTCTGAATGGGCGGTAACACATCGTCCTATGGTCCTTTTCTTGATTATCGCCGTTTTGATTGCCGGTATTGTATCGTTCACCAAACTCGGACGTTCGGAAGATCCAAATTTCAATGTTCCGACGATGAGTATCGTAGTCGCATGGCCCGGTGCAACGGCCAAGGAAGTTCAAAATCAGGTGCTAAACCGTATTGAACGTAAACTTCAAGAACTGGAGTATATTGACTATGTAAAATCGTACTCACGTCAAGGTTTTGGGGCGATTGAGGTGCGCTTCAAAGGGGGAATAGGCAGAAAAAATTTGGATGAATCCTGGTATCAGGCTCGTAAGAAGATTTCTGATATTAGCCGTGAATTCCCATCCGGAGTACGAGGCCCTTTTTTCAACGATGAGTACAATGATGTCTACAGTGTTTTGTACGCCGTAAAAGCGTCTGATCTCACGATGGCGGAGCTTGGTGACAGCGCCGAGGAGATTAAACGTCAGTTGCAGAGCGTCGCAGGGGTCAAAAAAGTGGATATTCTCGGCAAACAACCCGAACGTATTTTTGTGGAGCTTTCCACACGCCGTCTCGCGGCGATGGGTATCGCTCCCAATGTTATCATGGATGCATTGTCTGCACAAAACATGGTGACCCCCTCCGGATCAATCGATACGGCTAATGATCGAGTGCATATCCGAATTGACGGTACATTACACAACGCAAAAGATGTTGGAAATGTCAGTATCCAGGTTGGCGGGAAACTGCTCAAACTCTCCGATGTTGCTACCGTACGTGCAGGTTATGAAGATCCGCAAAGCTTTACAATCCGACATAACGCCGAGCAAGCAGTAGCCATCGGCGTGATAATGAATCAAAACGGTGATATTCTGAAACTCGGTACAGATTTAGATGCACAAATGGCGGTCATTAAAAGCAAATTGCCTATAGGCGTTGACGTTGAGAAATATGCGGATCAGCCTAAAATCGTAGAGGAATCGGTGTGGGAATTTGAGAAATCATTCCTTGAAGCCTTGATTATTGTTTTGATTGTCTCATTTGTCTCACTCGGATGGCGTACCGGTATCGTTGTTGCAGCCTCAATTCCTCTTGTGCTGGGAATAGTATCTATTATTATGTATGCTGCCGGATGGAGCTTGGATCGTATTTCGCTCGGCGCATTGATCATCGCGTTGGGTCTTTTGGTCGATGATGCCATTATTGCCGTAGAAATGATGACGGTCAAACTCGAAGAGGGATGGGATCGTTTGAGCGCGGCTACATTCGCCTATAGCTCAACGGCGTTTCCGATGCTTACCGGAACACTGGTTACGGCGGCCGGTTTTATGCCGGTTGGTTTTGCTCAATCGATTGCGGGGGAGTATGCCGGAGGGATATTTTGGGTAGTCGGGGTAGCACTTCTTGCGTCTTGGATCGTAGCCGTCATCTTCACCCCATACCTTGGGATGAAGATGTTGCCGCACTACGATGCTCCTTCATCAGAGCAGGAACATGACCCTTATGACAAGCCGATATACCATCGATTTCGACAATTAATTAACTGGAGTATAGCACGACGCTGGTGGGTTCTTGGGGCTACCGTTGCCCTTTTCGCTCTCGCCGGAGCCGGGATGATGTTTGTCCAACAACAGTTTTTCCCTACTGCGTCTCGTAGTGAGTTATTGGTTGAGCTTCGTCTAAGAGAAGGGGCTTCTTTCGAAGCGACCCAAAAGCAGGTACGTTTGATGGAACAGCAGCTTAAAGCCGATTCCAATGTTACGAGTTTTACAGCGTACAGCGGGGCAGGTACACCGAGATTTTTCCTATCGTTGTTTCCGGAACTCCCCAATCCTTCATACGCTCAGTTTGTATTAGTAACGCCTACTCTTGAAGCACGTGAAGATGTACGCAGCAGACTGATGGAGCTTTTTGCTAAAAATGAAGCCTTTCCGGATGTGAGAGGACGCGTTAGTAGACTTGAATTTGGTCCTCCGGTAGGGTTTCCTGTACAGTTTAGGATCATCGGGCCGGATGAGCAAAAAGTGCGAGAAATTGCGTATCGTGTCCGCGATATTGTTCGCAGCAGTCCGCTTGTGCGGGATACCCAACTTGATTGGAATGAGCAGGTACGCTCTATCGCCGTGCATGTCGATCAGGACAAGGCTCGTTTGGTCGGATTGAATACGGTAGATGTCCAAAATATCGTTCAAGCGGTAACCAACGGCGCTCCTGTTACACAGATTCGTAGGGGCGAGGAACTTGTTGATGTCGTAGTACGCGCTGTACCGGCGGAGCGTTTGTCTATTGAACAATTAGGTGACATACAGTTATTTACTAAAACGGGGATCGCTATACCCCTTTCTCAGGTGGCGAAGATCGAATCAACATTTGAAGATCCGGTACTATGGAGACGTGACCGTGATATGGCACTTACCGTACGTAGTGACCTTGCCGATGGTATACAAGGTCCTTACGCAACATCAAAAATTATGCCCACGTTAGCGCCGGTGATCGACTCCCTACCTGTCGGTTATCGTATCGAGGCTGGAGGTGCCATTGAGGAGAGTGATAAAGCCAATCAAGCGCTTTTTGCCGTTTTCCCGATTATGTTTGCCGTAATGTTATTGATATTGATGATACAGTTGCAGAATTTTTCTCTATTGTTCATGGTATTTTCGACCGCACCGCTGGGACTTATCGGGGTAGTTCCGGCTTTGTTGATTTTCAATGCCCCTTTTGGCTTCGTCGCGCTGCTCGGAGTTATCGCATTAGGCGGTATGATTATGCGAAATTCACTGATTCTCGTAGATCAAATCGAACAGGATATTGAACGGGGTGAGCCTGCGTGGAATGCCATCATCGAAGCGACGGTACGTCGTTCGCGCCCTGTGGTTCTCACGGCTGCGGCAGCAATACTAGCGATGATTCCACTTATACACAGTGTATTTTGGGGACCGATGGCGATATCGATCATGGGAGGATTGATCGTTGCGACGGCATTGACGCTGATCTTTGTTCCGGCATTGTATGCGGCATGGTTTAAAGTGAAGGTTTCATAA
- a CDS encoding efflux transporter outer membrane subunit has protein sequence MRNHVLELSVLSALLLSGCATPEASLAKLQTPLSTTYHYAEAEKIASDEIAWWKSFNDPVLTALIEKALKNNHDVRSAMTRITAADAMRDAQASRLLPTINLEASASKSRSGFPQAVKQGLPDIRAYRMGLGIDWEIDIGGGLRAAKSAAESDAMAAEYGVVGAQLVISSEIARNYFTLRAVQERLRLLESLAATQHESAYVVSRRYAQGQSSQFDVNRAEAEADTLDAQIPQLRVWVATLQSQIAVLAGENPSSFSVAEASQYIWPESQTIGVSQPSDLLRRRPDLMAAESHYSAESLRSKEAQSQTWPKLFVNALVGRQDFGINGLDLAPVPFSNVAAAFVMPIFNAGRIQAGIDAQNAQESEALIAWQKSVLTALKEVEDTLVVQSEEIKRGEKVKAALSRESHALKATQSLYREGQIDKLPLLDMQRGVLVNKIALSEHELQRLLSDVQLYKALGGGWSSQHKNPIKVSTNE, from the coding sequence ATGCGCAATCATGTACTAGAACTATCGGTTTTATCGGCACTGTTGTTATCGGGTTGTGCGACGCCGGAAGCGAGTCTAGCGAAACTACAGACCCCTCTTTCGACAACGTATCATTATGCAGAAGCTGAAAAAATAGCCTCCGATGAGATAGCGTGGTGGAAGAGTTTCAACGATCCGGTTTTAACGGCACTGATTGAAAAAGCTCTTAAAAACAATCATGACGTACGCAGTGCAATGACACGTATCACTGCGGCGGATGCGATGCGAGACGCTCAAGCCTCACGTCTTTTGCCGACGATCAATCTTGAAGCCTCAGCTTCGAAATCTCGCAGTGGATTTCCGCAGGCGGTGAAACAGGGATTGCCCGATATCCGAGCTTACAGGATGGGTTTGGGGATTGATTGGGAGATTGACATCGGCGGAGGGCTGCGTGCGGCAAAAAGTGCGGCAGAATCCGATGCAATGGCTGCCGAGTATGGTGTTGTGGGTGCACAGCTGGTGATCAGCAGTGAAATCGCACGCAACTATTTTACGTTACGCGCGGTACAAGAACGGCTCAGACTACTAGAGTCATTGGCGGCAACACAGCATGAGAGTGCGTATGTCGTTTCCAGACGCTATGCGCAGGGGCAATCGAGTCAGTTTGATGTGAATAGAGCGGAGGCAGAGGCCGATACTCTGGATGCTCAGATACCGCAGCTACGGGTATGGGTTGCAACCTTGCAAAGTCAGATTGCTGTTTTGGCAGGGGAGAACCCATCAAGCTTTTCAGTAGCAGAAGCAAGCCAATATATTTGGCCAGAATCACAAACCATAGGGGTTTCCCAACCGAGTGATTTATTGCGGAGACGTCCGGATTTAATGGCCGCTGAATCACACTACAGTGCAGAGTCATTGCGCTCAAAAGAGGCACAATCGCAAACATGGCCGAAGCTTTTTGTTAATGCTCTTGTCGGTCGTCAAGACTTCGGTATTAACGGGCTTGATTTGGCCCCGGTGCCATTTTCAAACGTTGCTGCGGCTTTTGTCATGCCGATTTTCAATGCAGGACGGATTCAAGCAGGGATAGATGCACAAAACGCTCAGGAGAGCGAAGCGCTAATCGCGTGGCAGAAATCAGTTTTAACAGCACTCAAAGAGGTTGAAGACACTCTTGTCGTGCAATCTGAGGAGATCAAGCGCGGTGAAAAGGTCAAAGCCGCTCTGAGTAGAGAATCTCACGCTCTTAAAGCTACGCAATCACTTTATCGTGAAGGGCAAATTGATAAGCTGCCGCTACTCGATATGCAGCGAGGCGTTTTGGTCAATAAAATAGCGCTAAGTGAGCATGAATTACAACGATTATTGTCAGATGTACAGCTTTATAAAGCGTTAGGGGGAGGCTGGTCGTCTCAACACAAAAATCCAATAAAGGTATCTACCAATGAATAA
- a CDS encoding helix-turn-helix domain-containing protein: MKRKSYDEMPCPVAQCLEHIGEWWSMLIIRDAFFGMKRFDEYQKSLGIAPNMLTRRLNDLTESGILEKQKYGESDKRYEYVLTQRGMDLAPILIMMLNWGNQHYPPKGVKVNLVNIHTNEIAEPIVIDKKTGEEITLGSYQVKVSED; encoded by the coding sequence ATGAAACGAAAAAGCTATGATGAAATGCCCTGTCCTGTCGCTCAATGTCTGGAACATATAGGTGAGTGGTGGAGTATGTTGATTATTCGAGATGCTTTTTTTGGGATGAAACGCTTTGACGAATACCAAAAAAGTTTGGGGATTGCCCCCAATATGTTGACGAGACGATTAAATGATCTAACTGAATCAGGAATACTGGAGAAACAAAAATATGGAGAAAGCGATAAACGCTATGAATACGTTTTAACGCAGCGCGGGATGGATTTGGCTCCGATACTTATTATGATGTTAAACTGGGGAAATCAACATTATCCTCCAAAAGGGGTCAAAGTCAATTTGGTCAATATCCATACCAATGAGATTGCCGAACCGATCGTAATCGATAAAAAGACAGGAGAAGAAATAACACTGGGTAGCTACCAAGTTAAAGTTTCCGAGGATTAA
- a CDS encoding helix-turn-helix domain-containing protein translates to MIDESRFNCPFELTIELIGGKWKGLILWHLLDKKVLRNGEMLRLMPRITQKMLTQQLREMEENGLVSRVIYEQVPPKVEYSLTSHGEALRPILNQMIEWGVEYARDKNITIAC, encoded by the coding sequence ATGATCGACGAATCGCGTTTTAATTGCCCCTTTGAACTAACGATTGAGCTGATCGGCGGGAAGTGGAAAGGGTTGATTTTGTGGCATCTGCTCGATAAGAAGGTACTGCGTAACGGGGAGATGCTCCGTCTGATGCCCCGCATTACTCAAAAGATGCTGACCCAACAGTTGCGAGAGATGGAAGAGAACGGACTTGTCAGCCGTGTCATCTATGAACAAGTACCGCCCAAAGTCGAATACAGTCTCACATCACACGGCGAAGCACTGCGTCCCATCCTTAATCAGATGATTGAGTGGGGCGTGGAGTATGCACGGGATAAGAATATTACGATTGCCTGCTGA
- a CDS encoding NAD(P)H-dependent oxidoreductase, whose translation MRNDFEKAMHFRHACKLFDTTKTMSSENLTFILEAGRLSPSSFGMEQWQFFVIRDTAMREAIQAVAWNQPQITTSSEVIAIGYKKNVRSTDAYVQNEFEKFHYPDALLGMYSQWIDPRSDEALECWSARQVYIAAANMMSAAASIGIDSCPMEGFDQAAVEKIMGIDTSKYGIALLVPFGYRVNEQPPLHRSELSELVSYL comes from the coding sequence ATGCGAAACGATTTTGAAAAAGCGATGCACTTCCGCCATGCGTGCAAACTGTTCGACACAACTAAAACAATGAGTAGTGAGAATTTAACCTTTATCCTCGAAGCGGGACGCCTCAGCCCTAGCTCGTTTGGAATGGAGCAATGGCAATTTTTCGTGATCCGTGACACCGCTATGCGCGAAGCGATCCAAGCTGTCGCATGGAATCAGCCTCAAATCACTACCTCATCGGAAGTGATCGCGATAGGCTACAAAAAAAATGTCCGCAGTACCGACGCTTATGTCCAAAACGAATTTGAGAAGTTTCATTATCCCGATGCGTTGTTAGGGATGTACAGCCAGTGGATCGATCCGCGAAGCGACGAGGCTTTAGAGTGTTGGTCAGCACGTCAGGTTTATATTGCGGCGGCTAATATGATGTCTGCTGCCGCATCTATCGGCATCGATTCATGCCCAATGGAAGGGTTTGACCAAGCAGCGGTAGAGAAAATCATGGGGATCGATACGTCCAAGTACGGGATTGCATTACTCGTGCCGTTTGGCTACCGTGTCAACGAACAACCGCCGCTCCATCGTTCCGAACTCTCCGAATTGGTGAGCTATCTCTAA
- a CDS encoding Rieske 2Fe-2S domain-containing protein, giving the protein MMDESRRGFIGKAFGAVAAVGGIASLIAMKKTWDPLPSVMSAGFTTVDVSGLEANKLEIAVWRGKPVFILKYTEDMKPTDGRSVKIGDHYFSVMIGLCTHLGCIPAYRADQHDFKCACHGGEFTDAGINKFGPPPRPLDIPPFKLDGVTLVLGEEGPEYKAMTAKA; this is encoded by the coding sequence ATGATGGATGAAAGCAGAAGAGGCTTTATTGGTAAAGCTTTCGGTGCAGTCGCCGCTGTCGGGGGAATCGCCTCGCTCATCGCGATGAAAAAGACATGGGATCCGCTCCCGAGCGTCATGTCTGCCGGTTTTACAACGGTAGACGTGTCAGGCCTAGAAGCCAATAAATTAGAAATCGCCGTATGGCGTGGAAAACCGGTGTTTATTCTAAAATACACCGAAGATATGAAACCAACGGACGGTCGCAGTGTCAAAATCGGTGATCACTATTTTTCAGTGATGATCGGTCTCTGTACCCATCTTGGCTGTATTCCGGCGTATCGTGCCGATCAGCATGACTTTAAATGTGCTTGTCACGGGGGTGAATTCACCGATGCCGGTATCAATAAATTCGGTCCTCCGCCACGACCGCTTGATATTCCGCCGTTCAAACTTGACGGTGTAACGCTTGTTTTAGGTGAAGAAGGTCCTGAATACAAAGCTATGACGGCGAAAGCGTAA
- a CDS encoding SDR family NAD(P)-dependent oxidoreductase, producing the protein MKMKNNTILITGGTSGIGYEFARQLCEENTLIITGRDQEKLDLAKKELKNVHTFRCDIANPQEITALYAQVSRMFPELNVLINNAGVMKKIDLQDEGDLTNLTQEIDTNLIGTIRMSTQFLPLLKRQKRAAIVNITSALAFVPLANSPVYCATKAALHSFTDSLRLQLKNTDVKVFEVAPQFTQTPLIDAYDNQQKNINVMSVSKLVKIAIKKIECGISEIKPGQSAALKMISRLSPRFALNMINK; encoded by the coding sequence ATGAAAATGAAGAACAACACTATCCTCATTACGGGTGGTACAAGCGGTATCGGCTATGAGTTCGCGCGTCAATTGTGCGAAGAAAACACACTCATCATAACGGGTCGCGATCAGGAAAAACTAGATCTTGCGAAGAAAGAGCTCAAAAATGTCCACACCTTTCGATGTGATATTGCTAATCCTCAAGAGATTACAGCGTTGTATGCACAGGTCTCAAGAATGTTTCCGGAACTGAATGTGTTGATCAACAATGCAGGTGTCATGAAAAAGATCGATTTGCAAGATGAGGGTGATTTAACCAACCTCACGCAAGAGATCGATACCAATCTTATCGGAACGATCCGTATGAGTACACAGTTCTTGCCGCTTCTGAAGAGACAAAAGAGAGCGGCCATTGTCAATATTACCTCCGCATTAGCCTTTGTCCCTTTGGCGAATTCTCCTGTGTACTGTGCAACCAAAGCCGCATTGCACTCTTTTACCGATTCGCTGCGACTTCAACTCAAAAATACGGACGTAAAAGTTTTTGAAGTGGCTCCGCAATTTACGCAAACCCCGTTGATCGATGCTTATGACAATCAACAAAAAAATATAAACGTCATGTCCGTATCGAAGCTCGTCAAAATTGCGATCAAAAAAATTGAGTGCGGCATATCGGAAATAAAACCGGGACAAAGCGCTGCACTTAAAATGATCAGTCGCCTTTCGCCGCGATTTGCTCTAAATATGATCAACAAGTAA
- a CDS encoding efflux RND transporter periplasmic adaptor subunit gives MNKMTKYIIPINIVIVGAITLGGCSKPKAEHEAPPTPVYVSTIHQAGGMEERWLTATVSARFESDLSFRTGGKVVKRLVNVGDRVIRGQPLAELDGVDYELATGIANAQYKAAVIDADQAGSDEGRFGRLAGDGAMGVADAERQKSRADAAKTRVEQARQQLELAKNRHSYATLIAPYDGVVTLLRMEVGQVVAEGQSVVSLAKEGEREVVVDLPEDMVSKAKHYKATAQSWSDPKTSVSLHLRELSPIASVQGRTYRARYEPMSESKATMDRMALGSTAQLQLSLPSSDEGVNVPLSALVKTNDTPGVWVINGTGNTLSFVKVNVLNHGTDSVRVRGLNEGVRIVTVGAQKLDGAMKIRPIERTDGNLESRGSV, from the coding sequence ATGAATAAAATGACTAAATACATCATTCCTATCAATATCGTTATTGTCGGAGCCATAACCCTTGGTGGATGCAGCAAGCCAAAAGCTGAACACGAAGCACCGCCTACCCCTGTATATGTCTCGACAATCCATCAAGCCGGCGGAATGGAAGAGCGATGGTTGACCGCAACGGTAAGCGCACGCTTTGAGAGCGATCTAAGTTTTCGTACCGGAGGTAAAGTGGTAAAACGCTTGGTGAATGTCGGGGATAGAGTTATTCGCGGTCAACCTTTGGCCGAGCTGGATGGTGTGGACTACGAACTCGCTACGGGCATAGCCAATGCCCAATACAAAGCTGCCGTTATCGATGCGGATCAGGCGGGCTCGGATGAGGGGAGATTCGGGCGATTGGCAGGTGATGGAGCGATGGGAGTGGCGGATGCGGAGCGTCAAAAATCTCGTGCCGACGCTGCTAAAACACGTGTAGAACAAGCGCGCCAACAGCTTGAACTTGCCAAAAACAGACACTCCTATGCAACGCTTATTGCACCTTATGACGGTGTCGTGACATTATTACGTATGGAGGTCGGTCAAGTCGTTGCAGAGGGGCAAAGTGTTGTGTCACTGGCGAAAGAGGGTGAACGCGAAGTGGTGGTGGATTTGCCCGAAGATATGGTGAGTAAAGCCAAACACTATAAAGCAACAGCACAATCATGGAGTGATCCTAAAACATCGGTATCTTTGCATCTTCGAGAGCTATCTCCGATCGCTTCCGTGCAAGGGAGAACCTACCGTGCCCGATATGAGCCGATGTCTGAATCAAAAGCGACGATGGATCGTATGGCGTTGGGGAGCACGGCACAGCTTCAATTATCTCTCCCCTCAAGCGATGAGGGGGTGAATGTCCCGTTGAGTGCACTTGTTAAAACCAATGACACTCCCGGTGTGTGGGTCATAAATGGTACGGGAAATACCCTCTCGTTTGTGAAAGTGAATGTTTTGAACCATGGTACTGATAGTGTTCGCGTTCGCGGTTTGAACGAGGGCGTGCGTATTGTTACGGTAGGGGCGCAAAAGCTTGACGGGGCTATGAAAATTCGTCCTATCGAGCGAACCGACGGAAATCTTGAGAGCAGAGGTAGTGTATGA